From one Malus sylvestris chromosome 1, drMalSylv7.2, whole genome shotgun sequence genomic stretch:
- the LOC126619272 gene encoding uncharacterized protein LOC126619272, which yields MAYCGFPDIFSWIQTLPSIAQWPTPSMSISICSSSSSQPSLKLCVSKNLQHPTFSFAILADFNLPISLWTSKQFKFNPKSTNLITQEALSSLLVNFIEEVLRYGSSKNNFLIKFLKFDSIANFGDVFNLAFVTLVFLVCIYEAPTGLRSGWLNTLKNYLANCWSRQSSKTLMKLLGSNLEEEWMRSINLAITNWILELQATQGTLMKTPSPLFSYGFSAFGLWKVQLYCPLIAMDIAKSSNLSVDERLQFSLNFHQLEGVLQFNYNVMVQERWIDVMLNIDNIRCDVISLVNERLMNEQGAGVSEKHFPSRISLQVTPTTQTNVLSVSVGKSSENPAIEIGKEKGIEGSFEPPNPYLALKVSASETITMSLKPWKFEESVYGYSANLNWFLHDSVDGREVFSSKPSKFQLINPKAWFKDRYSSAYRPFTRQGGVVFAGDEYGEGVIWKVDKAAMGRTMDWEVRGWIWLTYWPNKHKTFYTETRRLEFREILTLTIA from the exons ATGGCTTATTGTGGCTTTCCTGACATATTTTCCTGGATTCAAACCCTCCCATCGATCGCTCAATGGCCAACACCTTCCATGTCCATATCCATATGTTCTTCAAGTTCATCACAACCATCTCTCAAACTCTGCGTTTCCAAAAATCTCCAACACCCTACTTTCTCTTTTGCTATACTAGCAGACTTCAATCTCCCCATCTCCCTTTGGACCTCAAAGCAGTTCAAATTCAACCCTAAATCCACCAACTTAATAACCCAAGAAGCACTTTCCAGCCTCTTAGTCAATTTCATTGAAGAGGTCCTTCGTTACGGCTCGAGCAAGAACAATTTCTTGATCAAATTTCTCAAATTCGACTCCATTGCCAACTTTGGCGATGTTTTTAACCTCGCATTTGTCACGCTCGTCTTTCTTGTTTGCATCTATGAAGCCCCCACGGGTCTCCGGTCGGGATGGCTCAATACTCTCAAGAATTACTTGGCTAATTGTTGGTCAAGACAATCATCAAAGACCCTAATGAAGTTATTAGGATCCAATTTGGAGGAGGAATGGATGAGGTCAATCAATCTTGCAATCACCAATTGGATTCTTGAGCTTCAAGCCACCCAAGGAACCCTCATGAAAACACCTTCACCACTCTTCTCTTATGGTTTTTCAGCATTTGGGTTGTGGAAAGTCCAATTGTATTGTCCTCTCATAGCCATGGACATTGCAAAATCCAGCAATCTCTCTGTTGATGAAAGGCTCCAATTCTCTCTGAATTTCCACCAGCTTGAGGGTGTGCTTCAATTCAATTACAATGTCATGGTTCAAGAGAGGTGGATTGATGTGATGCTAAACATTGATAACATAAG GTGTGATGTGATCAGTCTTGTGAATGAGAGACTAATGAACGAGCAAGGCGCCGGGGTATCTGAAAAGCACTTCccttcaagaatttcattaCAAGTTACTCCAACTACACAAACAAATGTGCTAAGCGTTTCGGTGGGCAAGTCTTCTGAAAACCCTGCAATAGAGATTGGCAAGGAAAAAGGCATAGAAGGCTCGTTTGAACCCCCAAACCCTTACTTGGCGCTCAAGGTATCAGCTAGCGAGACCATAACAATGAGCTTAAAACCTTGGAAGTTTGAGGAATCAGTGTACGGATATAGCGCAAATTTGAACTGGTTTCTTCATGACAGTGTGGATGGAAGAGAGGTCTTCTCTTCCAAGCCATCAAAGTTTCAATTGATCAACCCCAAAGCTTGGTTCAAAGATAGATACTCTAGTGCATATAGGCCTTTCACAAGGCAAGGAGGGGTTGTTTTTGCTGGTGATGAGTATGGAGAGGGTGTGATTTGGA